The following coding sequences are from one Motacilla alba alba isolate MOTALB_02 chromosome 4, Motacilla_alba_V1.0_pri, whole genome shotgun sequence window:
- the LOC119700843 gene encoding alcohol dehydrogenase 1-like has product MATAGKVIRCRAAVAWAPGKLSVEEVEVAPPKAGEVRIKIVATGICHTDEHVLKGSLPNVEFPVIPGHEGAGIVESIGEGVTSVKPGDKVIPLCLPQCGECSFCQNPESNFCQKSHFFEPQNLLPDKTSRFSCKGKQIHHFLWVSTFAEYTVVPEYTVAKIDAAAPLDKVCLFACGFSTGYGAAINTAKVKPGSTCAVFGLGGVGLSVVMGCKAAGASRIIAVDINKDKFAKAKELGATDCINPRDFKKPIQEVLTEMTGQGVDYSFEAIGHADTMIAALASCNMSTGVCVMAGVLDSGSEISIDPTLLLIGRTWKGTALGGWKTRDCIPKLVSSYLEKKFNSDLLITHTLPFAKVNEGFELLRAGKSIRTVLLF; this is encoded by the exons ATGGCCACTGCGGGAAAA GTTATCAGGTGCAGGGCTGCTGTTGCCTGGGCCCCAGGCAAACTCTCTGTTGAGGAGGTGGAAGTTGCACCCCCAAAGGCAGGGGAAGTCCGGATCAAG ATTGTGGCCACAGGCATCTGTCACACAGATGAACACGTTTTGAAAGGTTCCTTGCCTAATGTGGAATTCCCAGTTATCCCAGGCCAtgaaggagctgggattgtggaAAGCATTGGAGAAGGAGTGACCTCTGTGAAACCAG GAGACAAAGTGATTCCCCTGTGCCTCCCTCAATGTGGGGAATGCAGCTTCTGCCAGAATCCTGAATCCAACTTCTGCCAGAAGTCCCA TTTCTTTGAACCACAAAACCTGCTGCCAGACAAGACCAGCCGCTTCTCTTGCAAAGGGAAGCAGATCCACCACTTCCTGTGGGTCAGCACCTTTGCAGAATACACCGTGGTCCCAGAGTACACCGTTGCCAAGATAgatgctgcagcacctctggaCAAAGTCTGCTTGTTTGCCTGTGGGTTTTCCACAGGCTATGGGGCTGCCATCAACACAGCCAAG GTAAAACCAGGCTCCACCTGTGCCGTCTTTGGCCTCGGAGGAGTTGGCCTCTCTGTTGTCATGGGCTGCAAGGCAGCCGGAGCTTCCCGCATCATTGCTGTGGACATCAACAAGGACAAGTTTGCCAAGgccaaggagctgggagccacCGACTGCATCAACCCTCGAGACTTCAAGAAGCCCATCCAGGAGGTGCTCACTGAGATGACCGGGCAGGGCGTCGACTACTCCTTTGAGGCCATCGGGCACGCAGACACCATG ATTGCTGCCCTGGCTTCCTGCAATATGAGCACTGGTGTCTGTGTGATGGCTGGGGTACTGGATTCGGGTTCAGAGATTTCCATCGATCCCACCCTTCTGCTGATTGGGCGTACCTGGAAGGGGACTGCACTTGGAG GCTGGAAGACAAGAGATTGTATCCCCAAATTAGTTTCCAGCTATTTGGAGAAGAAATTCAATTCAGACTTGCTGATCACGCACACGCTGCCATTCGCCAAAGTGAACGAGGGATTTGAGTTGTTACGTGCAGGAAAAAG TATCCGCACTGTCCTGCTCTTCTGA
- the LOC119700844 gene encoding alcohol dehydrogenase 1-like has product MATAGKVIRCRAAVAWAPGKLSVEEVEVAPPKAGEVRIKLVATGICRTDEHLLQGCFPNAEFPVIPGHEGAGIVESVGEGVTSLKPGDKVIPLCLPQCGECSFCRNPESNYCQKSHFFEPQNLLPDKTSRFSCKGKQIHHFLWVSTFAEYTVVPEYTVAKIDAAAPLDKVCLFACGFSTGYGAAINTAKVKPGSTCAIFGLGGVGLSVVMGCKAAGASRIIAVDINKDKFAKAKELGATDCINPRDFKKPIQEVLTEMTGQGVDYSFEAIGHADTMIAALASCNMSTGVCVMVGELDSGSRISIDPTLLLIGRTWKGTLLGGWKTRDCIPKLVSSYLEKKFNSDLLITHTLPFAKVNEGFELLRAGKSIRTVLLF; this is encoded by the exons ATGGCCACTGCGGGAAAA GTTATCAGGTGCAGGGCTGCTGTTGCCTGGGCCCCAGGCAAACTCTCTGTTGAGGAGGTGGAAGTTGCACCCCCAAAGGCAGGGGAAGTCCGGATCAAG CTTGTGGCCACAGGCATCTGTCGCACAGATGAACACCTTCTGCAAGGCTGCTTTCCCAATGCAGAATTCCCAGTTATCCCTGGCCATGAAGGAGCTGGAATCGTGGAAAGCGTTGGAGAAGGAGTGACCTCTTTGAAACCAG GTGACAAAGTGATCCCCCTGTGCCTCCCTCAGTGTGGGGAATGCAGCTTCTGCCGGAATCCTGAATCCAACTACTGCCAGAAGTCCCA TTTCTTTGAACCACAAAACCTGCTGCCAGACAAGACCAGCCGCTTCTCTTGCAAAGGGAAGCAGATCCACCACTTCCTGTGGGTCAGCACCTTTGCAGAATACACCGTGGTCCCAGAGTACACCGTTGCCAAGATAGATGCGGCAGCACCTCTGGACAAAGTCTGCTTGTTTGCCTGTGGGTTTTCCACAGGCTATGGGGCTGCCATCAACACTGCCAAG GTAAAACCAGGctccacctgtgccatctttgGCCTCGGAGGAGTTGGCCTCTCTGTTGTCATGGGCTGCAAGGCAGCCGGAGCTTCCCGCATCATTGCTGTGGACATCAACAAGGACAAGTTTGCCAAGgccaaggagctgggagccacCGACTGCATCAACCCTCGAGACTTCAAGAAGCCCATCCAGGAGGTGCTCACTGAGATGACCGGGCAGGGCGTCGACTACTCCTTTGAGGCCATTGGGCACGCAGACACCATG ATTGCTGCCCTGGCTTCCTGCAATATGAGCACTGGTGTCTGTGTGATGGTTGGAGAACTGGATTCTGGTTCAAGGATTTCCATCGATCCCACCCTTCTGCTGATTGGGCGTACCTGGAAGGGGACTCTGCTTGGAG GCTGGAAGACAAGAGATTGTATCCCCAAATTAGTTTCCAGCTATTTGGAGAAGAAATTCAATTCAGACTTGCTGATCACGCACACGCTGCCATTCGCCAAAGTGAACGAGGGATTTGAGTTGTTACGTGCAGGAAAAAG TATCCGCACTGTCCTGCTCTTCTGA
- the LOC119700848 gene encoding alcohol dehydrogenase 1-like translates to MATAGKVIRCRAAVAWAPGKLSVEEVEVAPPKAGEVRIKLVATGICRTDEHLLQGCFPNAEFPVIPGHEGAGIVESVGEGVTSLKPGDKVIPLCLPQCGECSFCRNPESNYCQKSHFFEPQNLLPDKTSRFSCKGKQIHHFLWVSTFAEYTVVPEYTVAKIDAAAPLDKVCLFACGFSTGYGAAINTAKVKPGSTCAVFGLGGVGLSVVMGCKAAGASRIIAVDINKDKFAKAKELGATDCINPRDFKKPIQEVLTEMTGQGVDYSFEAIGHADTMIAALASCNMSTGVCVMVGELDSGSRISIDPTLLLIGRTWKGTLLGGWKTRDCIPKLVSSYLEKKFNSDLLITHTLPFAKVNEGFELLRAGKSIRTVLLF, encoded by the exons ATGGCCACTGCGGGAAAA GTTATCAGGTGCAGGGCTGCTGTTGCCTGGGCCCCAGGCAAACTCTCTGTTGAGGAGGTGGAAGTTGCACCCCCAAAGGCAGGGGAAGTCCGGATCAAG CTTGTGGCCACAGGCATCTGTCGCACAGATGAACACCTTCTGCAAGGCTGCTTTCCCAACGCAGAATTCCCAGTTATCCCTGGCCATGAAGGAGCTGGAATCGTGGAAAGCGTTGGAGAAGGAGTGACCTCTTTGAAACCAG GTGACAAAGTGATCCCCCTGTGCCTCCCTCAGTGTGGGGAATGCAGCTTCTGCCGGAATCCTGAATCCAACTACTGCCAGAAGTCCCA TTTCTTTGAACCACAAAACCTGCTGCCAGACAAGACCAGCCGCTTCTCTTGCAAAGGGAAGCAGATCCACCACTTCCTGTGGGTCAGCACCTTTGCAGAATACACCGTGGTCCCAGAGTACACCGTTGCCAAGATAgatgctgcagcacctctggaCAAAGTCTGCTTGTTTGCCTGTGGGTTTTCCACAGGCTATGGGGCTGCCATCAACACTGCCAAG GTAAAACCAGGCTCCACCTGTGCCGTCTTTGGCCTCGGAGGAGTTGGCCTCTCTGTTGTCATGGGCTGCAAGGCAGCCGGAGCTTCCCGCATCATTGCTGTGGACATCAACAAGGACAAGTTTGCCAAGgccaaggagctgggagccacCGACTGCATCAACCCTCGAGACTTCAAGAAGCCCATCCAGGAGGTGCTCACTGAGATGACCGGGCAGGGCGTCGACTACTCCTTTGAGGCCATCGGGCACGCAGACACCATG ATTGCTGCCCTGGCTTCCTGCAATATGAGCACTGGTGTCTGTGTGATGGTTGGAGAACTGGATTCTGGTTCGAGGATTTCCATCGATCCCACCCTTCTGCTGATTGGGCGTACCTGGAAGGGGACTCTGCTTGGAG GCTGGAAGACAAGAGATTGTATCCCCAAATTAGTTTCCAGCTATTTGGAGAAGAAATTCAATTCAGACTTGCTGATCACGCACACGCTGCCATTCGCCAAAGTGAACGAGGGATTTGAGTTGTTACGTGCAGGAAAAAG TATCCGCACTGTCCTGCTCTTCTGA